A window of Primulina tabacum isolate GXHZ01 chromosome 4, ASM2559414v2, whole genome shotgun sequence contains these coding sequences:
- the LOC142543404 gene encoding peroxisomal adenine nucleotide carrier 1-like: protein MESLVEASSGAVGALVSTTILYPLDTCKTKYQAENRAHHQQKYRNISDVLWEAISIRQVLSLYQGLGTKNFQAFISQFIYFYGYSFLKRMYLRQTANKSIGTKANLIIAATAAAGTVIVTQPLDTASSKMQTSDFGKSNGLWESLSEGSWSEAFDGLGISLLLTSNPSIQFTAFDQLKQRLLKKKTNKKGNNSVPSPEALSAFSAFVLGAISKCIATCLTYPAIRCKVVIQSADSDEHETEISQSKSHRTVSGAMLSIWENEGLLGFYKGLQAQILKTVLSSALLLMVKEKITRTTWVLMIGLRRFLFLTRTRLKSS from the exons ATGGAATCTTTGGTGGAGGCGAGCTCCGGTGCGGTGGGTGCACTGGTGAGCACTACCATTTTGTATCCTTTAGACACTTGCAAGACCAAATATCAAGCAGAGAATCGAGCTCATCACCAGCAAAAATACAG GAACATTTCGGATGTCCTTTGGGAAGCTATATCGATCCGCCAAGTGCTCTCATTGTATCAGGGCCTAGGAACAAAAAACTTTCAGGCATTTATTTCTCAGTTTATCTATTTCTACGGTTACAGTTTCTTGAAGAGAATGTACTTACGACAAACTGCAAACAAATCTATCGGAACTAAAGCAAACTTGATTATTGCGGCCACGGCCGCGGCAGGCACAGTCATAGTGACACAG CCTTTAGATACAGCATCTTCTAAGATGCAAACGAGTGATTTTGGAAAATCCAATGGGCTTTGGGAATCTCTTTCAGAGGGCTCGTGGAGCGAGGCATTTGATGGCCTAGGCATCTCGCTTCTTCTTACTTCAAATCCTTCCATCCAG TTTACAGCATTTGATCAGTTAAAACAAAGATTATTAaagaagaaaacaaataaaaagGGCAACAACAGTGTACCATCTCCGGAAGCTCTTTCGGCATTTTCTGCTTTTGTATTAGGTGCCATCTCAAAATGCATCGCTACCTGTTTAACATATCCAGCCATAAG GTGCAAGGTGGTGATTCAATCAGCTGACTCAGATGAACACGAGACGGAAATATCCCAATCAAAATCCCATAGAACAGTGTCTGGAGCAATGCTTTCCATTTGGGAAAATGAAGGTTTACTTGGTTTCTACAAAGGGTTGCAGGCCCAAATCTTGAAGACCGTTCTTAGCTCAGCGCTGCTTTTAATGGTAAAAGAGAAGATCACAAGAACGACATGGGTACTAATGATAGGACTGAGGAGGTTTCTGTTCTTGACAAGAACCAGGTTAAAGAGTTCTTGA